In Erigeron canadensis isolate Cc75 chromosome 7, C_canadensis_v1, whole genome shotgun sequence, one DNA window encodes the following:
- the LOC122607245 gene encoding uncharacterized protein LOC122607245, protein MSHYLGQLPKFFQRYVVNIKNVQSDGNCGFRALAVALGENEQKFEWIRKLMLEEYESRRGYYEGAFAGDAKHVHTLLSMSYPNGCPHDYWMMNPYCAMLLSNALGVIIICLSLEENITCFPFWKGPGELYVDDPICIALVSGSTHFVTVVLDTDCPMPYTSAWGHDKPASQAWARHPKYRDRLAEYHRHVQANKAPTGYEILK, encoded by the coding sequence ATGAGTCATTACCTAGGCCAGCTCCCTAAGTTCTTTCAAAGATACgttgtaaatataaaaaatgtacagTCTGATGGTAACTGTGGGTTTCGGGCACTGGCTGTTGCTTTGGGTGAAAACGAGCAAAAATTCGAGTGGATTCGCAAACTAATGCTAGAGGAGTATGAGTCCAGGCGCGGATACTATGAGGGTGCATTCGCTGGTGACGCTAAGCACGTACACACTTTGCTATCAATGTCTTATCCAAATGGTTGCCCACACGATTACTGGATGATGAATCCATATTGCGCTATGCTGCTGTCTAATGCGTTGGGGGTAATAATtatctgtttaagtttagaggagaacatcacatgttttcctttttggaaGGGGCCAGGCGAGCTATACGTAGATGACCCGATATGCATTGCCCTGGTATCGGGGTCGACACATTTTGTTACGGTTGTTTTAGATACGGACTGCCCAATGCCTTACACCTCAGCTTGGGGACATGATAAACCTGCATCGCAGGCCTGGGCAAGACATCCGAAGTACAGAGACCGTTTGGCTGAGTACCACAGACACGTTCAAGCTAATAAGGCACCTACGGGATATGAGATCCTtaaatag
- the LOC122607246 gene encoding uncharacterized protein LOC122607246 yields the protein MKTAMQPAINALVAEELLRHPEMDINITVARCISEILRVMAPGSPYNEEHMKDFIELAVITFEKLSSASGGCYTKMSKVLKALSKFDFSVLMSELEFDDLLVRLFKQFLAVADSNSPALLLKMKKIMTTIIKQSELIKPETVDLLVTSVRKENQIALPVCWQLARDVIKDCAAKLEPHLPDKARDMGILNNYYKKVEHICNNESVAEEVHGSLRKSIPFKTDTSNLRKDSIHKRKLECIDGSRSVVLAVSRCLRPHSSKTHDKQIISIDDSPLVINESVTEPQSVEHGENLVGSRIKVSSPDGKMSYSELCKSILIQPQSVEHGENLVGSRIKVSSPDGKIYCEGVVQSFDRGTKRHRLLHDDGDEQLLDLNRKHWELVENMPLMSDCMKQEVPENVSSSQCSVICVQGYNVKLSLAPILEALLLKHGDIAANCTFKTTYVRASLLEVVCNVVRRIQTADVTTIISQMEDIENQVSDAEAANINVSWLRTHLDAIHKKEKVMKKSTSFMDTKAKTIIVKKVAQRDIKDIRAELEMAEKFVKALDVLEKNLNDSILESKTEENLWAGQQIL from the exons ATGAAAACCGCAATGCAACCAGCAATTAATGCATTGGTTGCTGAAGAACTGTTGAGACATCCTGAAATGGACATTAATATCACTGTTGCACGTTGCATCTCTGAAATCTTGAGGGTTATGGCACCTGGTTCCCCTTATAACGAGGAACATATGAAG GATTTTATTGAACTTGCTGTAATTACATTCGAGAAATTATCTTCTGCATCAGGTGGTTGTTATACAAAAATGAGCAAGGTTTTGAAAGCATTAAGTAAGTTTGATTTTTCGGTGCTGATGTCTGAACTGGAGTTTGACGACCTGCTAGTTCGACTGTTTAAGCAATTTTTAGCCGTTGCTGA CTCCAATTCCCCTGCACTCTTGCTAAAGATGAAGAAGATCATGACCACGATCATAAAGCAAAGTGAGCTAATCAAGCCTGAGACTGTTGATCTTTTAGTCACAAGTGtgagaaaggagaatcag ATTGCTTTGCCTGTTTGCTGGCAACTAGCGCGAGACGTCATCAAGGACTGTGCTGCTAAACTCGAACCACATCTCCCAGACAAGGCACGTGATATGGgtattcttaataattattacaaaaaggTTGAACACATTTGTAACAATGAATCA GTGGCAGAAGAAGTTCACGGTTCTTTGAGGAAAAGTATTCCATTTAAAACTGATACAAGCAACTTAAGGAAGGATTCAATTCACAAGAGGAAACTTGAGTGTATAGATGGAAGCAGGAGTGTGGTGCTGGCTGTAAGCCGTTGTCTACGTCCTCACAGTTCAAAGACACACGACAAGCAAATTATCTCAATTGATGATTCACCTCTAGTGATAAACGAATCTGTGACAGAG CCTCAATCTGTTGAGCATGGTGAAAATCTGGTGGGGAGCAGGATCAAAGTTTCGTCGCCTGATGGTAAAATGTCATATTCTGAACTATGCAAATCGATACTGATTCAGCCTCAATCTGTTGAGCATGGTGAAAATCTGGTGGGGAGCAGGATTAAAGTTTCGTCGCCTGATGGTAAAAT TTACTGTGAAGGAGTTGTGCAATCCTTTGACCGTGGAACCAAGAGACACAGG TTATTGCATGATGATGGTGACGAACAACTCTTAGACCTCAATAGGAAACATTGGGAGTTGGTTGAAAATATGCCTCTTATGTCAGATTGT ATGAAACAGGAAGTCCCTGAAAACGTTTCATCTTCTCAATGTAGTGTAATATGTGTCCAAGGATACAACGTGAAGCTGAGTCTTGCACCAATACTTGAAGCTCTTCTTTTGAAACATGGTGACATTGCGGCTAACTGTACATTCAAAACAACTTATGTGAGGGCATCTCTACTTGAGGTTGTTTGTAACGTTGTTAGGCGAATCCAAACTGCCGATGTTACAACAATCATTTCTCAGATGGAAGATATAGAGAACCAAGTGTCAGATGCAGAGGCAGCCAATATCAATGTGTCGTGGCTTAGAACTCACTTGGATGCCATTCACAAGAAGGAGAAGGTCATGAAAAAGTCCACCTCTTTTATGGATACAAAAGCAAAAACCattattgttaaaaaagttgCTCAAAGGGATATAAAAGATATACGTGCAGAGCTTGAAATGGCTGAAAAGTTCGTGAAAGCACTCGATGTTCTGGAAAAGAATTTAAATGACAGTATCTTGGAATCGAAGACTGAAGAAAATTTGTGGGCTGGTCAACAAATTTTGTAG